DNA sequence from the Ovis canadensis isolate MfBH-ARS-UI-01 breed Bighorn chromosome 2, ARS-UI_OviCan_v2, whole genome shotgun sequence genome:
TatgaggaagaaattttccttcaGTCCTACCACAGCCTTCTTGTTTAAAAATTGTGGGCAAAATATACATAACGTGAAACTGACCATTTAACCGattttaactgtacagttcagtggcattaagtacacttACCTTGCTGTACAACTGTGATcaacatccatctccagaactttttggTCTTCCCGAATTGAAAACTCTGCATCTAATGAACAGTAGCTTTCCCCCATCATACCGCACTCTTCCTCCAGCCCCCCGACACCACAGTCATCCTGTGCCTAGGAACACAGACCTTCAACACTATGCTTGAGGGGCACTGTAAGCAACAGAATCACCCCCTACCTCCACCAAGtgcacacaaaaatataaaaagcatggTGGTATACTGATTGCAAAAAGGGCCCTCACTAAGTATGAGGGCTGAAACAAGAAAGAGAGTTGACTTGGTTGACCTCAACTGGGATCCTGTGTGTTGGAGGCCTCAAATTTTTCATTGTTCTGTGCGTGTGCACAAATGCTTATAAAAGCACTGAAAGTACTGATTATGAAGTTAAGATAAATCTCAGCAAGACATAAATGTGCAAATGCGGGATCCATAAATAATGAGCACTGACAATATGGAAATGATAATCTTTGTTCCCTTTATCCCAGGCAGTAAGGAGAAAGCGCTCACAGGGCTACCTTACAACATTTTACTAGAGAGCTAGCCTATGTCAGTCGGTAACTGGCAACTACAAACTGCAACAGTTCTAGTTCATGTGGAGGATAAATTTAACCATAATCTCAAACCTCTCTGCATGAAACAAAGACTAAGTACTCAAGTACCAGTTATCAATCACTTACTATATGACAGGCACTGAACTCAACAATTTACATGTATTATTGAATTATATGCCCCCAACactctatgaggaaactgaaggtcAGAGAAGTATCTCATTCATTATTACACAGTGGCAAATTGAGATCTGAACTCACATCTACCCAACTCCAGGACCTGAGATCCCAATTGCAACACAATTCTAATCAAGTTAAAAGGGAAAACAGATTTGATTTGCTCAGAAGTGTATAGGGGCATATGTTATGATTATAACATTACAAAGATTTAtatgttgaaaaataaatttaccaaacaaataaaactttataagcCAGATCTAATACTGCTCCACAACAAAGACTATCTGAAATCCTTCAGGGCATCTGGTTTGTGTGTGGTTTTCCTTAATCTTTAATGATGGGCAAATCTAATGCATTATGTAAGGCCATTTTTTCTCAAGAGATGTAGATACCTCTTAAGAATTTGATGAAAATGCATTAACTTTTCAGGCTACTGAGTTGCATTTTAGTGCACTGAGGCAGTAAATTAGTGTACAATGTGCGAAAGTAGTgacctaaaaaataaatatttgatatgaACCACTGCACTCTCTTGGGGAAGAAAGTAATGGATTAACTCTCTTAGGAGTCTTTAGCTTCCGCAAAAGTAGTAGGAAAAATAAATCTCCTGTGGCCTGGAAAcagcttctatttctttctggctaTATTTGTTTAGCTTTTGAATAGTTCATTTGATTAGACCTTGTGGCTCCCAAAGCTAAGGTTGAGAGTTTGATCCCTACAGAGGCCActtaaatttagaaaacaaaaagccCCATTCTCTGCTCCCAGACCTTACCCTAAATCCCTGCCAGGAGTCTGCCCTCCGGTCAAATGAGAAACTTCAAAGGAAGTACTAGGAAGTGGCACAGTactagaaaggagaaaaatgtacCAGCACAGTAGTGAGAAGCAGAAAAATGGAACATAAAGAACACCTTTATGACGGcgttcctttccttttctgtgttcACAATGTTTGGATATAATTTACAGAGAGTAGGTAACTACGTTTTTTCTTTTACCGCTGGAAAGCTGAGGAAACGTTTGTTACCCATCATAAAATTCACTATCTTCTAAGTCATTCTAAGTTATTCtaagatcaaattgctgacaatATCCTCTTTGTaacaaacaatgaaaaaacacATCCTCTAAGCCACATTAATCTGCAACTTTGATAGGAAGTAACTCAATAGTAGTCAATCGAAACTGAAATACAATTTTCATATGAAtaaaagatattatttaaaagtaattcCATGAGCAATTTAATATTAAAGTAGGATTTTCATTATGTGCTAAGAATTTATTCAGGGAAACAAGTTTCTCAAATTATAGCAGAAAATCTTTTACTAGTATCACAATCTTTTCATTTAAGTCTTCCTGAATAAATCTGTATTTTCTAACTATACAagactaaaaataatttaatataacgaataaaactctttttatttcaaatgctTACTTAAATAgtataaaatcattttattttctgagggAAAAACATATCAACTTTTTAAGTATGAAGTGTAAGTTAAGATTTATTcacttaaattataattttaaagtttcacatataaagatgaataagatctAAGTGCATATGTTATTGTTactaaagtttttaatttttcaaatgtcaCAGACAGCCTTTATTATTCATAGATTTATTCCTTTTAAGAAGTAGTCAAATGAATCAGCTCACCCTTGACTGTAACAAAATACTGTTTGGTGACTTGTGACAGACAGGGTTTTAACCTCTGACAGTGAGATTCATTGTGGAGCAAGAGCCAATCACAGATCCCGACGACACTTGTCTCATCAAAGTTGGAATATAAAAAGCCACTTGGAATACAGTATAAAAGATTCACTGGTGTGGCAAGTTGTCTCTCAGACTGGGCAGGCATTAACGTTTGGCTTGGCGTTactcaaaagcaaaagaaaagtaaaaggaagaaGTAAGAGCAAGGAAAAAGATTGTATTGATTTTAAAACCATGCAAAAACTGCAAATCTTTGTTTATATTTACCTATTTATGCTGCTTGTTGCTGGCCCAGTGGATCTGAATGAGAACAGCGAGCAGaaggaaaatgtggaaaaaaagggGCTGTGTAATGCATGCTTGTGGAGACAAAACAATAAATCCTCAAGACTAGAAGCCATAAAAATCCAAATCCTCAGTAAGCTTCGCCTGGAAACAGCTCCTAACATCAGCAAAGATGCTATAAGACAACTTTTGCCCAAGGCTCCTCCACTCCGGGAACTGATTGATCAGTACGATGTCCAGAGAGATGACAGCAGCGACGGCTCCTTGGAAGACGATGACTACCACGTTACGACGGAAACGGTCATTACCATGCCCACGGAGTGTGAGTAGTTCTGCTAGTGCAGAGCAACGACTCTGCTGACTGCTGTTCTAGTGTTCATGAGAAACCGATCTATTTTCAGGCTCTTTTAACAAGCTGCTGGCTTGTACGTAAGGAGGAGGGCAAAGAGCTTTTTGCAAGACTTCATGAGAAATATGCTAATGAGACTGAAAGCTGCTACATTATCTGTTTCCTTAGAGagctaaaaagctaaaaatcagaaatgaaatgcTTGCATAGCATTCATGTTATATAGTTTAGTATGACAACTATAACATGTTTATGTTTTCACAGCTTAATGCTACCAAGGTGAAGGATTGGGAGATAGTAGCAGCCATGTGaaaaatttacatgaaatttcCTAATCGCATTTGGTTGCCTGAAATATGCATTTATAATAACAGGGTTTTTTTCActaataaaagagaaaggaagaaatctCTAGATGTTGAAGCCTATTTGGGCATTTGCTGAACACTTAGAATGATTTCTGTTATTCAAAACTATTTCTCATAGGGTTTTTATGTTCTTCATAGAGTATCTGATTTTGAAAGCTATTACAGTGGAAAGGATAAAAAAATGTTCTTAATAAACTTAATGTATTAGTAAGAGCAATAAGGAAGTAAACACAGCATAATGATAAATCATGAGCCAATGAGCAGAAAATgctaagaaataaacattttaattgagTAGGTTATGGCTTACAAAGTCCCACTTATACCCTGACCATGGTACTATTGTTGAGAGTACCTGGTCTGCACATATCTAGGAGGCACATGCTTAATAAccttctaaaatattatttgattCCTCATAGGAGGGAGAACTATTACCTGTATGTAGTATCTATATTGTTTCTGAAAGATAATATGTTTCATATATTTCTGTTGCAGTCAGTTCAAACATATACTCAAGGAAAGGGAGACAGGCACCTCAACAGAGAAAGCATGACCAGGAAGATTTTTGTGCCGTGTGTCTGCGAACTGGCTTTATGCTACCCACTTTAGACTGGACTCAGAACAGTTTCAAAATACTGGTTTTCTTATTAAGTAACTAGGTTATAAGGCAACAAAcaaatttcctttaagactgtgCTATCAGATAATCCTGGAATAGATTTGCCTTATTTataaacaatcttgagaaaacaaaaaggcaagaaattgcTAAGTGCTTCTGCTTACAATGACAGTCTGACCCTAAAGACAGTGTTTTCTAGGTTTTGAAACAGCTTGAATACAACATCGAAATTTTGGTGCCAATTACCtgctagtttttaaattttttttcctttaaaaggctGTCCCAGCGCCCTAACATAACAGATGCACTATATTTTCTACTAATTCCCGAGGCTCAGTTAGTTGCTCACTGTGTCTTGTCCCCAGGTAATTCAGGCCTGGGGGAAGGGTTCCTTCCTCCAGACTGATTGGTACAGCTGCTCAGTAAGTGTAACTACTCAGATTCCCAAAGAATTCTAAGTGGATGTTCTTCCACAGTGTCTCTTGTTCTCTCTAatcatcatcattttaaaatttcatccacTTTTCATTCCTTAATAGAATTTTCCTTAGTCCACAGTTCTCTGGAAAGGAAGTAGGCTGCTCATAAACAGCTGAAAAAACATATACCTAAAAGATTTTGACAAGCTGTAATAATTGTTATACTTGATATTTTGCTGTTATGAATGAAATGctacatatttttccattttaaaagactaaatatGCACAcattattccaatttaaaaaatgttcatagaTTGACATGGAGGCGTTCgttcatttttcataaaaatgatcttagtaactttttttcttattcatttatagCTGATCTTCTAGCAGAAGTGCAAGAAAAACCCAAATGTTGCTTCTTTAAATTTAGCTCTAAGATACAACACAATAAAGTAGTAAAGGCCCAACTGTGGATATATCTGAGACCTGTCAAGACTCCTACAACAGTGTTTGTGCAAATCCTGAGACTCATCAAACCCATGAAAGACGGTACAAGGTATACTGGAATCCGATCTCTGAAACTTGACATGAACCCAGGCACTGGTATTTGGCAGAGCATTGATGTGAAGACAGTGTTGCAAAACTGGCTCAAACAACCTGAATCCAACTTAGGCATTGAAATCAAAGCTTTAGATGAGAATGGTCATGATCTTGCTGTAACCTTCCCAGAACCAGGAGAAGAAGGACTGGTAAGTGATTACTGAAAATAACATGCTAAAAACCTTGTGATGTGTTTATTCATAATGTGAATGAATAGTAGTGAAAAATAACTACCAGTTTCCTGTGCTTATAAGCCAGACAAAGGTACCTTACCCCGATGGTAGCCCTGTACCCAATAAAAGTAGGTGTCCCGTTTCACACCCTATGAAAACTCTCTTGATACTTTTACTTTGCATgaggatttaaaagaaaaaaagttatacCATGGTCCTTAAGTTTTTAAGGAATTCTTTTGAAttgaaattgaaatataaaatgcttTCCATTGATGTGCTAcatgattatataaataaaaacaggaagtCTTCACAGTAGATCTAGTACACACTCAACAACACATTTTTCCCCCAGAAGagtgaaatatttgttaaaattcttttgcttagtaaagcagaaaaataaactctaaaagttataattaaaataaaatgcttttactTATAGAAATTAACTAGATATATGTTTAGGTTTATATACTATTAAATATACTATATTTAAGATCTCTCATGATAAATATGTTCCTTGTTTTATAGACTATTGATGTACTGATGTATATATGTGGATTACTTTGTGAATTActcctaataaaataaaaaatttcaggcTAGTTAACTTGTACTACCCAGCTATTTTCTGAACTGTCTTACTGTTCTTTAACAGGAGTTAACTTAGGTAATGTCAACTAATTTAATATAAAGTCAAACAGAAAATAATG
Encoded proteins:
- the MSTN gene encoding growth/differentiation factor 8; its protein translation is MQKLQIFVYIYLFMLLVAGPVDLNENSEQKENVEKKGLCNACLWRQNNKSSRLEAIKIQILSKLRLETAPNISKDAIRQLLPKAPPLRELIDQYDVQRDDSSDGSLEDDDYHVTTETVITMPTESDLLAEVQEKPKCCFFKFSSKIQHNKVVKAQLWIYLRPVKTPTTVFVQILRLIKPMKDGTRYTGIRSLKLDMNPGTGIWQSIDVKTVLQNWLKQPESNLGIEIKALDENGHDLAVTFPEPGEEGLNPFLEVKVTDTPKRSRRDFGLDCDEHSTESRCCRYPLTVDFEAFGWDWIIAPKRYKANYCSGECEFLFLQKYPHTHLVHQANPKGSAGPCCTPTKMSPINMLYFNGKEQIIYGKIPGMVVDRCGCS